In one window of Pseudobdellovibrionaceae bacterium DNA:
- a CDS encoding universal stress protein, with product MAGGKNSLKKVVWAVDPFSEMDETWMRAEQVLSKVCEFSNCNVVPTYVLGADSLHWIGNVMPPNVDHFVPLAEKALGDMSEQSSLKNLAEPVVVVNHENSRRFDIKALLSFAKNEGADLIVLNTHAREGVARFFMGSFAESTLLKSDVPLLFVSPKTAPLGNIEKVLFPTDFSEASKSTLDKFVDQYAGVVKEIVLLNKIPHPVDAFVQTGVATVGGGWVSVEQFMTSEIEERTKAAEAMAKKMATDSLKVSVEIDDSPGQVVDVILETAKKHKCHMIAMSAESGLLSSIVIGSVARGVIREAEMPVWVSYHATED from the coding sequence ATGGCTGGTGGAAAGAATTCCCTTAAAAAAGTAGTTTGGGCGGTGGATCCTTTTTCTGAAATGGATGAGACATGGATGCGAGCGGAGCAGGTGCTGTCAAAAGTGTGCGAGTTCTCAAATTGCAATGTGGTGCCCACCTATGTCCTAGGTGCAGATAGCTTGCATTGGATTGGCAACGTCATGCCACCCAATGTGGATCACTTTGTGCCATTGGCCGAAAAAGCGCTGGGTGACATGAGCGAACAGTCCTCGTTGAAAAATCTGGCTGAGCCCGTGGTGGTGGTGAACCACGAAAACTCCCGTCGATTTGATATTAAAGCGCTATTGTCTTTTGCTAAAAACGAAGGCGCCGATCTAATAGTACTTAATACCCACGCCCGAGAGGGTGTGGCCCGTTTTTTTATGGGAAGCTTTGCCGAAAGTACACTTTTGAAATCAGATGTACCGTTGTTGTTTGTAAGTCCTAAGACAGCGCCTCTCGGCAATATTGAAAAAGTACTTTTTCCAACGGATTTCTCTGAAGCCTCAAAGTCGACCTTAGATAAATTTGTAGATCAGTATGCGGGTGTGGTGAAAGAAATTGTCTTATTGAATAAGATCCCGCATCCCGTGGATGCCTTTGTGCAAACCGGTGTGGCCACAGTGGGCGGCGGCTGGGTGAGTGTGGAGCAGTTCATGACCTCAGAGATTGAGGAGCGCACTAAGGCTGCAGAAGCCATGGCTAAGAAAATGGCTACGGATTCGCTCAAAGTGTCTGTGGAGATCGATGATAGCCCCGGACAGGTGGTGGATGTGATTCTTGAGACAGCTAAAAAACACAAATGCCACATGATCGCCATGAGTGCGGAGTCTGGTTTACTTTCATCCATCGTCATTGGTAGTGTGGCTCGCGGAGTGATTCGCGAGGCTGAAATGCCGGTGTGGGTGTCGTATCACGCTACAGAGGATTAA
- the greB gene encoding transcription elongation factor GreB has product MAKTKNYITPNGFAALRKEADHLHRIERPKVVETVAWAAGNGDRSENGDYIYGKRRLREIDRRLRYLAQRMDAAEVVEPPKNPKKVVFGTSVTIETEEGSEKTYQIVGEDEIDVDGNKISWKSPMAKALLGRQVDDEVQVKLPKKEIWLTIIAIT; this is encoded by the coding sequence ATGGCTAAAACTAAAAACTACATCACCCCCAATGGTTTTGCGGCTCTTCGGAAAGAAGCGGATCACTTGCATCGCATTGAGCGTCCTAAAGTGGTTGAAACGGTGGCCTGGGCAGCCGGCAATGGTGATCGCAGTGAAAATGGTGATTACATCTACGGAAAACGACGCCTGCGCGAAATTGACCGCCGCCTTAGATATTTAGCACAGCGCATGGATGCCGCTGAAGTTGTTGAACCACCTAAAAACCCTAAAAAAGTCGTCTTCGGAACTTCGGTGACCATAGAGACCGAAGAAGGGTCTGAAAAAACCTATCAGATTGTGGGTGAAGATGAAATCGATGTGGATGGCAACAAAATCAGCTGGAAAAGTCCCATGGCAAAAGCCCTACTGGGCCGGCAAGTGGATGACGAGGTGCAAGTGAAACTTCCGAAAAAAGAAATCTGGCTGACTATTATTGCTATCACTTAA
- a CDS encoding lipocalin family protein, which produces MKLTILLFMLLNFDLVRADEVKTVDYVDLNKYLGAWYEIASFPQRFQKGCYCTKAVYSLRSNGKVDVVNSCKKNGPSGKLKVAKGYANVTDKKSNSKLRVTFFWPFFGDYWIIGLDSINYKWAVVSNPDRDTLWILSRTPVLEKNMLQQALATAEAQGLDLSKLEYGNIRDCDFR; this is translated from the coding sequence ATGAAATTAACGATACTGTTGTTTATGCTGCTAAATTTTGACCTAGTGCGAGCGGATGAAGTTAAGACTGTAGATTACGTAGACCTAAACAAATATTTAGGCGCTTGGTATGAAATTGCATCTTTTCCTCAAAGGTTTCAAAAAGGATGCTATTGCACGAAAGCTGTGTACTCGTTGCGCTCCAATGGCAAGGTTGACGTCGTTAACTCCTGTAAGAAAAACGGTCCCAGTGGAAAACTAAAAGTAGCTAAAGGCTATGCCAATGTGACTGATAAGAAGTCGAACTCGAAGTTGCGAGTGACATTTTTTTGGCCTTTTTTTGGAGACTACTGGATCATAGGGTTAGACAGCATTAATTATAAATGGGCCGTGGTGTCCAATCCAGATAGAGATACATTATGGATTTTATCGCGCACGCCTGTCTTGGAGAAAAATATGTTGCAGCAGGCCTTGGCCACCGCAGAGGCGCAGGGTTTGGATTTGTCCAAGTTAGAATACGGAAATATTCGTGATTGCGATTTTCGGTAA
- a CDS encoding endonuclease/exonuclease/phosphatase family protein — translation MESSLRVLTYNMHKGHTTGGRRYVLQDIRDAIRALSADIVFLQEVNGRHPNVIIGNGGINTDHMSPLEAMADQLWPYHSYGKNAAYSNGHHGNAIMSKYPIVFSENIDISAAPFAKRGLLHAVVRPPEWSNDLHLICVHLDLFEMSRRQQLKMIIDRVNEHVDAHCPLLLAGDFNDWWQRATPTIRQELSLDEVFHSLMGRHMPTFPSWLPLLPLDRIYFRGLSPIRGHKVETSPWAQLSDHIPILAEFKL, via the coding sequence ATGGAATCAAGCCTCAGAGTGCTCACATACAACATGCATAAAGGACACACCACCGGTGGGCGGCGCTATGTCTTACAAGATATTCGAGATGCCATCAGGGCGTTAAGTGCAGACATTGTTTTTTTACAGGAAGTAAATGGCCGCCACCCCAATGTGATTATCGGCAACGGCGGCATAAATACCGATCACATGAGCCCCCTTGAGGCCATGGCCGATCAACTTTGGCCCTATCACAGCTATGGTAAGAATGCGGCCTACAGCAACGGCCACCATGGCAACGCAATCATGAGCAAATACCCCATTGTGTTTTCAGAAAACATCGACATATCAGCTGCCCCTTTTGCCAAAAGGGGTCTTCTGCATGCCGTTGTTCGTCCTCCTGAATGGAGCAATGACCTGCACTTGATCTGCGTTCACCTGGATCTCTTCGAAATGTCACGGCGCCAACAGTTGAAGATGATCATCGACCGCGTTAATGAACATGTGGACGCGCACTGTCCGCTCCTATTGGCGGGCGACTTTAATGATTGGTGGCAACGGGCCACGCCCACAATCCGGCAAGAACTCTCTCTCGATGAAGTGTTTCACTCGCTGATGGGTCGGCATATGCCCACGTTTCCAAGCTGGCTTCCTTTATTGCCTCTTGATCGCATTTATTTCCGCGGACTGTCGCCAATTCGAGGGCATAAGGTTGAAACATCTCCCTGGGCGCAACTGTCGGACCACATCCCTATTTTGGCTGAATTTAAACTTTAG
- a CDS encoding arylesterase — protein sequence MVSVLLLLTLPSFAASTDKSAPSINKEIRIVFLGDSLTAGYGVSKDNAYPALVENILRKKHPTVKVVNAGVSGSTSASGVSNMKWQLKSNPNIVVLALGANDGLRGFKVTVTEENLDRAIALGLKNQVKVVLAGMKVPRNYGPQYIKEYDALFGRLAKKHNIPLIPFLLEGVGGVVEMNQPDGVHPNEKGHEVMAKLVAQHLEKIL from the coding sequence TTGGTCTCTGTCTTACTGTTGCTGACTTTGCCTAGTTTTGCAGCATCAACTGATAAAAGTGCGCCTTCAATCAATAAAGAGATTCGCATTGTATTTTTAGGAGACTCACTAACGGCCGGCTACGGAGTCAGCAAAGACAACGCGTATCCCGCACTTGTTGAAAACATTCTTCGGAAAAAACATCCTACAGTGAAGGTTGTGAATGCCGGAGTGAGTGGCTCCACTTCGGCGAGCGGTGTTAGCAATATGAAGTGGCAACTAAAGTCGAACCCGAACATTGTCGTTCTCGCCCTCGGAGCTAACGATGGCTTGCGGGGGTTTAAAGTGACCGTAACAGAAGAAAATCTAGATCGGGCTATTGCCCTGGGACTAAAAAACCAAGTGAAGGTGGTTCTTGCCGGAATGAAAGTGCCACGTAACTATGGACCCCAATACATTAAAGAGTACGATGCCTTGTTTGGCCGCCTTGCCAAAAAACACAACATTCCGCTGATCCCCTTTTTACTAGAGGGCGTTGGCGGAGTTGTTGAAATGAACCAACCCGACGGCGTTCATCCCAATGAAAAAGGCCACGAAGTTATGGCAAAACTTGTGGCACAACACTTGGAGAAAATATTATGA
- a CDS encoding FtsX-like permease family protein: MIRLFRLAWREITANKRFNLFFVLNLSVGLLGFTTIEAFKSALDTTLVERSKSALAADLEVGARRPLTDKEVELINKTLPQGHQSSQVTWLYSMAVSENNTQLVNLKAVEEPYPFYGKLRLQKPVENPEGSSVPQGDGVWVYPEVLVHLNIEIGDTIQLGEWTARIENVIEDDAANLFSVGLAPRIYISQEQLKKTRLIRPGSTAFFTQIIKLPSTVRVEAINEALEEKLDDPAVQITTYKNANEDMGVFLKYLNDYLGLAALVALFLSGVGATFLYRNFFAQRQTELAILNSLGLTALRAEVIFSIHALILGVATTIPTLLFSQLLLPFVNELTQGLIQVDLPARLTSDIVLKTLILGSLSSLVICLPVLLRMAQIRPAQLFSEGINEGFRFNGAIIAAHSFQFLLFWLAAVWQARSWQVGTTFFAIFVVATLFLLLVAGHSIKWLAKKKTFSHYTTRLATRNLEHHRFSTLTGFLSLALGMLLLNLLPQLKASLNEELQNPKGSKLPSLFLFDIQDEQVDPLTKLLTEKGQELQQISPMIRARLLDVNGKPFEREANESGFSTREEESKRRSRNRGFNLSYRKLLSESETLIKGRPLSEKPPTDPEDPAEISIETRYAERMGFSIGDVLTFDVQGVSIKGKIVNERKVNWNSFQPNFFILFQPGILDDAPKTHVASVANLTFETKTEIQRALAKALPNISTIDVTRFVEKLIGITNQMSLALRFMALLSLVAGLVILFSIASYQTQFRKQDINMLKILGAPASQISGTLLKEFLSIATAASVFGVALSIAVSLVLSHYLFDDTWAIDLETPAITTLALLILTWIVTVLAVKKAINKKPEI, encoded by the coding sequence ATGATTCGTCTTTTTCGTCTGGCTTGGCGAGAAATCACGGCCAATAAACGCTTCAACTTGTTTTTTGTACTCAATTTGTCGGTGGGACTGCTTGGCTTTACGACCATTGAAGCTTTTAAATCGGCATTAGACACCACGCTGGTTGAAAGGTCAAAAAGCGCACTTGCTGCAGACCTTGAAGTGGGCGCAAGGCGGCCTCTGACAGACAAAGAAGTTGAACTTATCAACAAAACCCTACCGCAAGGTCATCAGTCTTCGCAAGTCACCTGGCTGTACTCGATGGCCGTCAGTGAGAACAACACGCAACTTGTGAACTTAAAAGCCGTGGAAGAGCCCTACCCCTTCTACGGAAAGCTTCGCCTTCAAAAGCCCGTTGAAAACCCTGAAGGCAGCTCAGTGCCACAAGGTGACGGCGTGTGGGTTTACCCCGAAGTGTTGGTTCATCTTAATATTGAAATCGGCGACACCATCCAACTGGGTGAATGGACAGCACGTATTGAAAATGTCATTGAAGATGATGCGGCCAACTTGTTTTCAGTGGGTCTGGCTCCAAGAATATATATTTCGCAAGAACAGCTCAAAAAAACTCGCCTGATTCGACCAGGAAGCACAGCATTTTTCACACAGATCATTAAACTGCCCTCAACAGTGAGGGTGGAAGCAATCAATGAAGCCCTTGAAGAAAAACTTGACGATCCTGCGGTGCAAATCACCACTTATAAAAATGCCAACGAAGACATGGGCGTTTTTCTCAAGTACCTCAACGATTATTTAGGACTTGCAGCCCTAGTGGCTTTGTTTTTATCAGGCGTTGGAGCCACTTTTTTATACCGAAACTTTTTTGCCCAACGACAAACCGAATTGGCTATTTTAAACAGCCTTGGACTAACGGCTCTACGTGCGGAAGTGATTTTTTCCATACACGCCTTAATCTTGGGTGTAGCGACAACCATCCCTACCCTGCTTTTTTCGCAACTGCTCTTGCCCTTTGTCAACGAGTTGACCCAAGGCCTGATACAAGTGGACCTGCCCGCTCGACTAACAAGTGACATTGTACTGAAGACATTAATCTTAGGGAGCCTTAGCAGTTTAGTGATTTGCCTACCCGTCCTTCTAAGAATGGCCCAAATCCGCCCAGCTCAGCTTTTTAGTGAAGGAATCAATGAAGGTTTTCGATTTAATGGCGCCATTATAGCGGCCCATTCTTTTCAGTTTTTACTGTTTTGGTTAGCGGCGGTTTGGCAGGCCCGATCTTGGCAAGTGGGCACCACTTTTTTTGCCATCTTTGTTGTGGCCACCCTATTTTTGTTATTAGTCGCCGGACACTCAATCAAGTGGCTCGCAAAGAAGAAAACCTTTTCTCACTACACCACTCGCCTTGCCACCCGCAATCTAGAACACCATCGATTTTCAACACTCACAGGTTTTTTATCGCTAGCTTTAGGAATGCTTCTCTTAAACCTACTGCCTCAACTCAAAGCCAGTCTCAACGAAGAACTGCAAAACCCGAAGGGATCAAAGCTTCCTAGTTTATTTCTCTTTGACATACAAGACGAACAAGTGGATCCGCTGACAAAGCTTCTGACTGAAAAAGGCCAAGAGCTCCAACAAATATCACCGATGATTCGCGCCCGATTGCTCGATGTCAATGGCAAGCCTTTTGAACGCGAAGCCAACGAATCTGGGTTTTCTACAAGAGAAGAAGAATCAAAAAGACGGTCCAGAAACCGAGGCTTTAATCTCTCTTACCGGAAGCTTCTTTCTGAATCCGAAACCCTCATTAAGGGCCGTCCACTCTCAGAAAAGCCGCCCACTGACCCCGAAGACCCTGCCGAAATCTCCATTGAAACTCGTTACGCCGAGCGAATGGGATTTTCCATTGGTGACGTCCTCACATTCGACGTGCAAGGCGTGTCTATTAAGGGAAAGATCGTCAACGAACGAAAAGTGAACTGGAATAGCTTTCAGCCCAACTTTTTTATCCTATTTCAGCCAGGCATACTTGATGATGCTCCCAAAACCCACGTGGCCTCGGTGGCCAATTTGACATTCGAAACAAAAACCGAAATACAAAGAGCCTTAGCCAAAGCCCTTCCCAATATTTCCACCATTGACGTGACCCGGTTTGTAGAAAAACTCATCGGCATCACCAACCAAATGTCTCTAGCCCTCCGCTTTATGGCCCTTCTCTCGCTCGTTGCTGGACTAGTTATCTTGTTCTCGATTGCCAGTTACCAAACTCAATTTCGAAAGCAAGACATCAATATGTTAAAAATCTTAGGAGCCCCCGCCTCACAAATCAGTGGCACTTTGTTAAAAGAATTTTTAAGCATCGCCACAGCAGCCAGCGTGTTTGGTGTAGCCCTATCGATTGCCGTAAGCTTAGTGCTCTCGCACTATCTATTTGATGACACCTGGGCCATAGATCTAGAAACTCCAGCCATCACAACACTAGCGCTATTAATACTGACATGGATTGTGACCGTGTTAGCCGTAAAAAAAGCCATCAACAAAAAACCAGAAATCTAG
- a CDS encoding sigma-54-dependent Fis family transcriptional regulator has product MSAEKGKGLVVVLNDPSRSMDLLCAVLRDQQFETHCMSAAAQHKEVLGAHPESFEFPWEDADALILPSTLPEADMNQWLDWVHQQYPQLPIVSCGSLQGGRGVAPTEKGSFFDQLSWPIDPDQVRTTMTRAVHHHHIHRENNELRQHVARSYSYHRLIGKSKAMREVFSLIGRVAQAEANVLIMGESGTGKELVARAVHEEGPRAGKPFVAINCTSIPEALLESELFGHAKGAFTGAIAHKKGLFAEAEGGTIFLDEIGDLDMTLQAKLLRVIQERKIRAVGENLYRDIDVRIIAATHKDLKKAIKEDCFREDLYYRLSVIPIVLPPLRHRRDDIPLLAGYFLKKYSTINHSPLKGFTPEAMRHLMALPWEGNVRELENVIERLTVLASHEYVKVEDLTGTSADTVEDVVGGAISDWPTLEKLEQRYIQLVLSKTGDRKEKAAQILGINRKTLYRKEQELSENQSPVMGH; this is encoded by the coding sequence ATGTCGGCAGAAAAAGGCAAGGGCTTGGTGGTGGTTCTTAACGATCCCAGTCGGTCAATGGACTTGTTGTGCGCCGTTTTGCGTGATCAACAATTTGAAACCCATTGTATGTCGGCGGCCGCTCAGCATAAAGAAGTTCTCGGTGCACATCCTGAATCATTCGAATTTCCCTGGGAAGATGCCGATGCGCTAATCCTGCCATCCACTCTGCCCGAAGCCGATATGAATCAATGGTTGGATTGGGTGCATCAACAATATCCTCAGCTACCGATTGTATCTTGTGGTTCTCTTCAGGGTGGGCGAGGAGTGGCGCCCACAGAAAAAGGTTCATTTTTTGATCAGTTATCGTGGCCCATTGATCCCGATCAGGTTCGAACCACAATGACTCGCGCGGTCCATCATCATCACATTCACCGTGAAAACAATGAATTGCGACAACATGTGGCTCGCTCATACAGCTACCATCGCCTTATCGGCAAAAGTAAAGCCATGCGCGAGGTGTTTTCGCTCATCGGTCGTGTGGCGCAGGCTGAGGCGAATGTTCTTATTATGGGTGAAAGTGGTACGGGCAAAGAACTTGTGGCCCGAGCGGTTCACGAAGAGGGCCCGCGGGCGGGCAAGCCCTTTGTGGCCATCAACTGCACGTCTATACCAGAGGCCCTGCTCGAGTCAGAGTTGTTCGGTCATGCAAAAGGAGCCTTTACAGGTGCCATTGCCCATAAAAAAGGTTTATTTGCCGAGGCCGAAGGGGGGACCATTTTTCTTGATGAAATCGGCGACCTCGATATGACTTTGCAAGCTAAACTCTTGCGGGTCATTCAAGAGAGAAAAATCCGGGCTGTGGGTGAAAATCTTTATCGAGACATCGACGTCAGAATCATCGCGGCCACTCATAAAGACTTAAAAAAAGCGATCAAAGAAGATTGTTTTAGAGAAGATTTGTATTACCGCCTAAGTGTTATACCCATCGTGTTGCCACCTCTTCGTCACCGACGTGATGATATTCCGTTGCTTGCAGGATATTTTTTAAAAAAATATTCAACCATTAATCACTCGCCACTTAAAGGATTCACCCCAGAGGCTATGCGCCACCTCATGGCATTGCCTTGGGAGGGCAATGTGCGCGAACTTGAAAACGTCATAGAGCGTCTGACCGTTCTGGCCAGTCATGAATATGTGAAAGTGGAAGACTTAACAGGCACGTCAGCAGATACAGTTGAAGATGTTGTTGGAGGCGCCATTTCCGATTGGCCAACGTTAGAAAAATTAGAACAGCGATATATTCAGCTCGTGCTTTCAAAAACCGGTGACCGAAAAGAAAAAGCTGCTCAAATATTGGGCATCAATCGAAAGACTTTGTATAGAAAAGAACAAGAGCTGAGCGAAAACCAATCGCCGGTAATGGGGCATTAA
- a CDS encoding phosphatidylserine/phosphatidylglycerophosphate/cardiolipin synthase family protein produces the protein MRYEVHSPTLVQSPWQREVVYHSGHAFFLALSQAITEAQHSIDIETYIFADDGIGRRTLQQLQLAASRGVRIRLLVDGIGSFDWLEKHYSTLPKTGIELRAFNPVPWPFARTFYSALTNPGRFFKLWSTINRRNHRKVYIFDNKRIFTGSMNITSDSFRWRESAIGLEVSGPNDILASFSLTWSESYHVHNFQQFVKKRRERWRVRNSAFVRTNLNRKSRLNNMNDLIDRIDKAKKQVLITNPYFVPPTHLLTALCQAAERGAKVVLLLPEKSDVKIVKIVSQYFYPRLLAAGVRIFEYLPTVLHAKTAIIDDWAVIGSSNLNHRSLFHDLELDVIPASETSLKSLQTQFESDLKLSHEIEMSSLKTKRWWQYIMPRLVLLIKNWI, from the coding sequence TTGCGTTACGAAGTCCACTCACCCACTTTAGTTCAATCCCCCTGGCAACGGGAAGTGGTCTACCACAGTGGCCATGCCTTTTTCTTAGCCCTCAGCCAGGCCATCACCGAGGCTCAGCACAGCATCGACATAGAAACCTATATTTTTGCTGACGACGGGATCGGGCGCCGAACCTTGCAACAGCTGCAGCTGGCCGCAAGCCGCGGTGTTCGCATTCGCCTTTTAGTGGACGGCATCGGGTCTTTTGATTGGCTTGAAAAACACTATTCCACATTGCCCAAAACAGGAATTGAACTGCGCGCTTTTAATCCTGTGCCCTGGCCATTTGCACGCACTTTCTACTCGGCCCTCACCAATCCGGGACGTTTTTTTAAACTGTGGTCCACCATTAACCGCCGCAATCATCGAAAAGTTTATATTTTTGATAACAAACGAATTTTCACTGGCAGCATGAATATTACTAGCGACAGTTTCCGCTGGCGGGAGTCGGCCATTGGGCTTGAAGTTTCTGGCCCCAATGACATCTTGGCCTCTTTTAGCCTCACCTGGTCAGAATCTTATCATGTACACAATTTTCAACAGTTTGTTAAAAAACGCCGCGAGCGCTGGCGAGTGAGAAATTCGGCTTTCGTCAGGACCAACTTGAATCGAAAATCTCGACTCAACAACATGAATGACCTCATTGACCGCATCGATAAGGCTAAAAAACAGGTGCTGATCACCAACCCCTATTTTGTACCCCCCACGCATTTACTTACAGCCCTTTGCCAGGCGGCTGAGCGCGGAGCCAAAGTGGTATTATTACTGCCAGAAAAAAGTGACGTGAAGATCGTAAAAATAGTGAGCCAATATTTTTACCCCCGCCTGCTTGCTGCCGGGGTCCGGATTTTTGAGTACCTGCCCACCGTTTTACATGCAAAAACGGCCATCATAGATGATTGGGCTGTTATCGGCTCTAGCAACCTGAATCACCGAAGTCTCTTTCATGACCTCGAGTTAGATGTCATCCCGGCGTCCGAAACCTCTTTGAAGTCCCTGCAAACTCAGTTTGAAAGTGATCTAAAGCTCTCTCATGAAATAGAAATGTCCAGCTTAAAAACAAAACGGTGGTGGCAATACATAATGCCCCGCTTGGTGCTTCTTATAAAAAATTGGATATAA
- a CDS encoding MBL fold metallo-hydrolase, with product MQIEFLGAAQTVTGSRTLLHHGDKKILVDCGLYQGSRELRDRNWAEFTEAPDIDFVVLTHAHVDHSGYLPKLVSEGFKGPVYCSQSTAELCKIMLRDSAHLQEEDARFANKKGYSRHQPALPLYTSEDAEAALRLFRPVPMDTWVELTEGLSFRLLRAGHILGACIVQFSMSEENGVRTLTFSGDLGHGRQNVIKGPVAVDQTDYLVLESTYGDRLHPREDVMGIVKEQVHYVKEQGGVLVIPAFTVGRTQEVLYMLKVLEERGEIPNLEVYVDSPMATAVTDLYMRHKDELRLSFENGQLQYPLEPSSYIPVRSVDESMLLCMRNGPMIVISAAGMLTGGRILHHLKKRLPSRKNVVLFVGYQAEDTKGRLLQSGLPTLRIHHEPVEVRAKIVTIESLSAHADTNDLMDWLRQFSHPPKKVFLNHGEPQSIKALCYRIRHELGWDVVVPSYGDKFELGTRS from the coding sequence ATGCAGATTGAATTTCTGGGGGCAGCGCAGACAGTTACGGGAAGTCGAACGCTCCTACATCATGGGGATAAAAAAATTCTTGTAGATTGTGGGCTTTACCAAGGTTCGCGCGAGTTGCGAGACCGTAACTGGGCTGAGTTCACTGAGGCGCCTGATATTGATTTTGTGGTTCTCACCCACGCCCATGTGGATCATTCTGGATATCTTCCAAAGCTTGTCAGTGAGGGGTTTAAAGGCCCGGTTTATTGTTCACAATCCACTGCGGAACTTTGTAAAATCATGCTTCGGGACTCCGCCCATTTACAGGAGGAAGATGCAAGGTTCGCCAACAAAAAAGGCTACTCCCGCCATCAGCCGGCCCTTCCTTTATACACATCAGAAGATGCCGAAGCTGCGTTGCGACTGTTCAGGCCCGTACCCATGGACACATGGGTGGAGTTAACAGAGGGGTTGAGCTTTCGGTTGTTGCGGGCCGGGCACATATTGGGTGCCTGTATTGTGCAGTTTTCTATGAGCGAAGAGAATGGGGTGAGAACTCTCACCTTTAGTGGTGACCTGGGTCATGGTCGGCAGAATGTCATTAAAGGTCCTGTAGCGGTGGATCAGACGGATTATTTGGTTCTCGAGAGCACCTATGGTGATCGCCTGCATCCGAGAGAAGATGTGATGGGTATCGTTAAGGAGCAGGTGCACTATGTGAAAGAGCAAGGTGGAGTGTTGGTGATTCCCGCCTTCACAGTGGGCCGCACTCAAGAAGTACTCTATATGTTAAAAGTTTTAGAAGAGCGGGGAGAGATCCCTAATCTTGAGGTGTATGTGGATAGTCCCATGGCCACAGCCGTGACAGATCTTTATATGCGACACAAAGATGAGTTGCGTTTGTCTTTTGAAAACGGGCAGTTGCAGTATCCATTGGAACCAAGTTCTTATATTCCGGTGCGATCGGTGGACGAGTCCATGTTGCTTTGTATGCGTAACGGACCAATGATTGTGATCTCTGCCGCAGGAATGTTAACCGGCGGGCGGATTTTGCATCATCTGAAAAAACGTCTTCCCAGCCGTAAGAATGTAGTGCTGTTTGTGGGGTATCAGGCTGAAGACACAAAGGGCAGGCTTCTGCAATCAGGCCTTCCCACTTTGCGCATTCATCATGAGCCGGTTGAAGTGAGGGCTAAAATTGTAACCATAGAGAGCTTATCGGCTCATGCCGATACCAATGACCTCATGGATTGGCTACGCCAGTTTTCGCATCCACCAAAAAAAGTGTTTCTCAACCACGGGGAACCGCAAAGCATTAAGGCTCTATGTTATCGCATTCGCCATGAGTTGGGATGGGATGTGGTCGTGCCCAGTTATGGTGACAAATTCGAGTTGGGTACCAGGTCCTAA
- a CDS encoding ABC transporter ATP-binding protein: MILETKALSRSYIQGDREIKALQNFDLSVREGSTVAIVGPSGSGKSTLLSLLAGLDTPSSGTVKISGQDLNQLSESRLTEFRGANIGIVFQQFHLMAHLSALENVALPLEILNRPQPEELAIQALRRVGLETRCDHKPHQLSGGERQRVAIARAFVVQPKILLADEPSGNLDTETGQEVMSLLFELVNSEKMTMLLVTHDTELAIRCDRQVRLVGGVQE, encoded by the coding sequence ATGATACTTGAAACCAAAGCCCTTTCAAGAAGTTATATCCAAGGTGATCGTGAAATTAAGGCCCTGCAAAATTTTGATTTGTCGGTGAGAGAGGGCAGCACTGTAGCTATCGTTGGCCCCTCTGGCAGCGGCAAATCCACACTGCTATCTCTGCTTGCCGGACTCGACACACCTTCATCGGGCACGGTGAAAATCAGTGGACAAGACCTCAATCAGCTTTCAGAAAGTCGACTGACGGAGTTTCGCGGCGCAAATATTGGTATTGTGTTTCAGCAGTTTCACTTGATGGCGCATCTGTCTGCTCTTGAGAACGTGGCGCTCCCTCTTGAAATATTAAACCGACCTCAACCAGAAGAACTCGCCATTCAAGCGCTGAGGCGCGTGGGCCTTGAAACTCGCTGCGATCACAAGCCCCATCAACTCAGCGGGGGCGAACGGCAGCGGGTGGCCATTGCGCGGGCCTTTGTGGTGCAACCAAAAATTTTGTTGGCTGATGAGCCCAGCGGCAACCTTGATACCGAGACGGGGCAAGAGGTGATGAGCCTACTGTTTGAGTTGGTTAATTCTGAAAAGATGACCATGCTGCTTGTCACTCACGACACGGAATTGGCCATTCGCTGTGATCGACAGGTGCGATTGGTTGGCGGAGTGCAAGAATGA